From Impatiens glandulifera chromosome 7, dImpGla2.1, whole genome shotgun sequence:
CGTTTGTTACCTTTTAACCTTGTCAGACTTCCTATTCTTAGATACTTTCATATGACATTACTACAAAAACAAATAGTATAAGTATGACAATGTagtattaaaaatatgacaacgtaGTATTAAAAACATGACAACGTAGTTAATAAAACATGACAACAcagttaataaaatatgacaacAAAGTTCAAACAACATGACAACACAATATCTCGTTTATTACCTTTCAACCTTGTTAGACTTTCTTTTCTTAGATACTTTCAAACTGCAAAAGGTATAATTATGACAACGTAGTATTAAAAGCATGAcaaagaagttaataaacatgacaacaaagttaaaataacatgacaacgcaattaataaaatatgacaatGTAGTAAATAAAACATGACAACGCAATTCAAATAATATGACAACATAATATCTCTTTGTTACCCTTCAACCTTGTCCGACTTCCTCTTCATTGTCTTCCTCTTATATACTTAACactgcaaaaaaaaaaagattttagtattctagtttaatacaaaataatgacATTCCAGTATTCcaatttaatacaaaatcatAACATTAAGAGGAGTCATAACATTTGTTACCTTTCAACTTCAGACACTATCTTCTTCGATGTCTTCTTCGATTCGTTCTTTTTTGCATTTGCATTCAATTCGTTCTTCTTAGCATCATAAATGGccatttgtttatttgaattctAAAATCACAAAGTCACAAGTTATACTACATCACTCAATATCGCACTGAAGTAAAGAAGGATGAGTTCATTCAATGTCACACTAAAGTAAAGAAGGATGAGTTTACCATTTTGAAGCGCACGAAATGGAGAAAGGAAATCGAACGGAGAAAGGAGAACGAAAATCGAACGAAGAAAGGAGAACGGAGAACAGGGAACGAAAGGAATATAAACAATGGATGCGTGGGCTGCTAGGGTTTAATCGCACGTGCTGTTTGAAGCTGGAGAAAGACGAACAATGGATGCGCGAGTTGCTAGGGTTTGATCGTGCGGGCTGAAGCAAGCAGGAGAAAGATGAACGAACATAAATGCTTTTTTTTGCTAGGGgcgtaatttaatttatttatattttaaaaaaattactaaactATCACGTGAGGTTAAGGAGTCACTGGTGTAGTCGTTGTTCCAGTCACTCcctatatcatttttctaaatatatatacaaagatTTAAGTTGAATTGTCACTAAAATTTATTAcgtttttgaaataaaaaattatataagtctATATTACCGTCAAATTGGTCCGAtagaaatatttgatttaaaagatcaaaatgtcacgaattaaatttatatagaaAGCACTTTGAATGAAAGTAAGAGTGACATGACTAAAGAATGTCGTACTAGttcttcttatttaaaaaacaagtttATATAGATATGATATTTATccctaatttttatatatttattccaAACATTTATCTATTAACTTTTCTTTTATGTCACTTAGAGAAAAGAAATACACATAACATGACTCGGATTTGCTGGATCGATTCGGGGCGAGCATGACCCGAATATAAACCCGGGTGTGAATATTCGACGACATGTTTTGAAAGCACATGATTTGATTCGGATCCTCTTTTCCCCCTGGTCCCACCACCGGGttcactttttttcttttcttttttttatccttCATTTTcctttattataaaaaaaaatatattttttttgtacttTACGAATGAGCGCGTGTAAATCAAACTCGGTAACCGACAAGCGTCAGTACGTGGCGAGCGGCATTCGCAAATTAAACTGTACACATACAACAAGGCCAGTACAAACTCACAGCATATTCCATCGAatgtactctctctctctcctctctctataaatttaattattgtaattaaaatatGGGATTATAGTAATTacatactaaattaattaattaatgaccAATAACCTTAATTTATCATGGGATCATaataccaaaaaataaaatattatgattcaatTTAGGAAGCTTCATGGGCATGGTTCTTGCCCACCATAAAACCAAAATTTCTAATTTGAAACTAtcttaatgaatttaaatagtaataaaactttacttttaatttaaaataatagttaaattgaaaataatattatttaaaaaattaaatatatttcactacaaatattttgaattgaatagtagttataattttaaaaaaatacaaaataagaaatcaaaTGGTATGATGACATTTAAGATAAGAGACAAAATTATATGACACATTCAATAATGCAAGAAAAATAGTTATTGAAGTTGGAGAGtcttaagttattatttttggtcaaatcaattaataacatccttttatttcttttattttatttggtttttgaagaaattaattagttaagaaaACAGTTACTTATTCACCATATCTATCAAATATCATGCTTAGattaagataataatattatttacccatttgaaacattttattttcaattttatttaatgagacataaaTTTAGAAATTTGTGATTTTTCCAAATGgattaattttgaaaagttattaaaatgaaaatggaagttaaagaagaaacataatttgaagataaatttgaatataagaTTAAGTTAAGAggtaaatttagaatttattaagaaaataaaaatcaagaaacgctgtttctctctctatatatatccCAATTTTTGTCTATAATTATGGGTTCTTCTCAAAACTAAACTATTAATCTTGAATCGAAGAAAAAGGAGAAATAATTCAGTTATGATTATGAAAACAGAGGGCGGTGGCGGCGACGGCGATATGTGCAGGACAATCGAGATCGCAGTAATCGAGCCGCCGTCACCATCGACGATGAAGATGGTGACGGCTAATTCTTTCTCCGACGATCTCGACGCCGGAGAAGAACTGTTTATTCCTCCACTGAACTTTTCGATGGTGGATAACGGCATTTTCAGGTCTGGATTCCCGGAAACGGCTAATTTTAGCTTTTTGGAATCCATAGGGCTTCGGTCCATCATGTGAGTActgtaaattaaattaataatgttctagagagagagaagagagagaagggatattgaaaattagggtttataaaattatatttatatatgcagATATCTATGTCCAGAACCTTATCCAGATGCGAACATGGAGTTTGTGAAGGCTAATGGAATTCAATTGTTTCAATTTGGAATTGAAGGCTGTAAGGtacatatattgttttaattttattatagtttGGATTATATTATTGAGTTTTggaattttgttatttaaggttgtcacagaaaatttaTGATTTGCAAGAATTTCCAATAAGAAATTcatcttagaaaaaaaattaacattaaattggTTAAGGTAGTCCCAATTGTGGGATACTGATCTCATCTGTATGGTTTTGTTTTGATATGCTGTTTTAAtgaactgtttttttttataaatattttatgatggaaatatatagttttgtgtaaataatttaagggttattagtttttaatatttaaaaaaaaaggaatttTGAAATTCTGGTTATGTTAGCAGCTGGTTTAGTTAAGTTGTTTTTTAACATTGGAACgtggttttcaaataaatctaacaTGTTTGGTCggttttaaatgttaaatgCATATATATGCTAACATAGCTCCAACATTTACAACCAATTTCAGCATGTTTTCTATgcgattttataatttttcattctcGATCAATCTAtagaacaaataattaataagattttagCATAAATATAAGCAATTAAGATGAGCTTAGAATGTTTGATTGAAGTTGAAGCCCAAAAGAGAAAAGCTTGGTAGATATTCTTCCCCTGCGTTTATGCGGTTTTCGCTTAGCAAAGGggaaataaatcaaagaaacatgtgtttttgatgtttttttaagtaaatgGTTTCGTCAATGGTTAATCACGTTTTTTGGTCAATTAGACCGAAACGCCTTACCAGATTGGGTTAATTGGCCAAATTTATAAAAGAGTTCAGTAAATCTTCATTCCTAGTTGATGATTTAGTGGAAGGATcgatcaaatttaaataatttgaagcAAACAAGGCAATATGTAAGCAAAATATCATTTGTTATATAAGTTAGTGGAGGTAACAATTACTTTTTAATAGAAAAGTGTAAATAAAagtacataaaataataatttgataattatgtTTTCTAAAAGTAGATGAATATTATGAATTGACCTGAAAAATATACACACAAAAGTTAGTGTTCATTAAATTTTAAGCATTGAATGACTTGTAATCTTTgaattagaaaatgatattgaaaatgattgattttttaTGCAGGAACCATTCGTAAATATCCCGGATAATACCATTCGTGAAGCACTGAAAGTATTACttggtaaatatttttttactgtTCGATATGATTCAGCCCGTTTTCATTCGAATTTTGTTAATTGCGACGTTAATAATACATATGTGAGTGTTTGTTGTTAATTTAGTTAACTCATGATCATAATTCTTGCTTGAACACTTGATCAGATGTCAATAATCATCCAGTTTTGATCCATTGCAAAAGGGGAAAGGTATAAAAGACTCATCTTTTTGTTACTCCCATGGTCATGTTATATGACATTgatgaattgtttttttataatgggCAATTGGCATCATTGTTGTTGTTTTTCAGCATAGAACTGGTTGTCTGGTGGGATGCTTGAGAAAATTGCAGCTATGGTGTTTATCTTCGATATTTGACGAATATCAGCGATTTGCAGCTGCGAAAGCTAGAGTTTCTGATCAGAGGTTCATGGAATTGTTTGATGTCTCAACTTTCAAACATCTTCCTTTGACATTTGCATGTTCTAACTCTAAGAGGTAAAAAAACATagatgttttaatttaaattaaattaaattaaaaaaaacatttttaacattaatcatgattgaagtttaattaatttcaatcaTCGTGATTGTATCAATCTCTTCATGTTGATACCAGGATTGGAGTTCGTCATCTCCATCCGCAACTGGATTCGTCTTGCCCGGAATTtccaaaataattgttttatttatttgtttatttacaaTAGAGGGTAATTTTGCAGTTAGAGTATGATCTTCTGAATTAGCTAGAAATATTGAAGTTACATGTAAACtaataaataacaatttgatTGGAATTATTGatagaatatttatatatgtttgaataaAAGTTAGATAATGAACAAagtattaatgattttaattaaattgttctTTTTGAATTGAATCCATATGGTGCAGTGAAGATATATTGTTCTTTGAGGAAGTGATCATagcatgaagaagaagaggaagatcaTTAATAATGCAAATCatgttgtattttgttttttttcgaCCCGAAGAGACTAGATCTCGACCTATCATGTAATAGTTTTtcggtttaattaattaacaataacGCATTAATTTTGCTTATTAGATTTTGATCAATTGCACTTCTAGCTAttgatttgttttctt
This genomic window contains:
- the LOC124945933 gene encoding probable tyrosine-protein phosphatase DSP4 isoform X1, with protein sequence MIMKTEGGGGDGDMCRTIEIAVIEPPSPSTMKMVTANSFSDDLDAGEELFIPPLNFSMVDNGIFRSGFPETANFSFLESIGLRSIIYLCPEPYPDANMEFVKANGIQLFQFGIEGCKEPFVNIPDNTIREALKVLLDVNNHPVLIHCKRGKHRTGCLVGCLRKLQLWCLSSIFDEYQRFAAAKARVSDQRFMELFDVSTFKHLPLTFACSNSKRIGVRHLHPQLDSSCPEFPK
- the LOC124945933 gene encoding probable tyrosine-protein phosphatase DSP4 isoform X2, translated to MIMKTEGGGGDGDMCRTIEIAVIEPPSPSTMKMVTANSFSDDLDAGEELFIPPLNFSMVDNGIFRSGFPETANFSFLESIGLRSIIYLCPEPYPDANMEFVKANGIQLFQFGIEGCKEPFVNIPDNTIREALKVLLDVNNHPVLIHCKRGKHRTGCLVGCLRKLQLWCLSSIFDEYQRFAAAKARVSDQRFMELFDVSTFKHLPLTFACSNSKSEDILFFEEVIIA